The Zingiber officinale cultivar Zhangliang chromosome 9A, Zo_v1.1, whole genome shotgun sequence genome window below encodes:
- the LOC122018543 gene encoding probable membrane-associated kinase regulator 2 isoform X1, translated as MESFSLLKYWRGGGGATVAAAIRSSAANHGTDVAAAAVLRPSSATTDDGEGEDEGPFFDIEFGALGAADGSVSKSGIEVEEGEFDIELKGAGGGENLRAEGFSSSDEIFFKGKLVPLEPSSIAVADDKPQCESSISLLKLAPKFRVFSLGYRKFKPAAAEPNAASPKQQPQQQQSKFFALDRRARSSSTNRPSKTAADANTTATVQAAAQAAAEADEKRFAREVLQKYRNMIKPLYVRASKKHLEKHKLSGASSEAEPPEEEAPAKYAGGGKSLPAGMRAAGKRLGKSWQTSAAVAAVPSPPPPPPPQRRDDSLLELQDGIQNAIAHCKRSFTAPDKGSAAKSPLARSKSEPIQATLAPVNSQAKSIPNPAVTDESITQ; from the exons ATGGAATCCTTCAGCCTCCTCAAGTACTGGCGCGGCGGCGGCGGAGCCACCGTGGCGGCCGCCATTCGCTCCTCCGCCGCCAACCACGGGACAGatgtcgccgccgccgccgtcctCCGCCCTTCCTCAGCCACGACGGACGACGGCGAGGGGGAGGACGAAGGCCCCTTCTTTGACATCGAGTTTGGCGCCCTCGGCGCAGCCGATGGCTCCGTGTCGAAGTCGGGGATTGAGGTGGAAGAGGGTGAGTTCGACATCGAGCTGAAGGGAGCCGGTGGAGGTGAAAACCTCCGCGCCGAGGGCTTCTCGTCTTCCGACGAAATCTTCTTCAAAGGAAAGCTGGTTCCTTTAGAGCCTTCTTCGATTGCGGTCGCCGACGACAAACCTCAATGCGAGTCGTCCATTTCGCTCCTTAAGTTGGCCCCCAAATTTCGAGTCTTCTCGCTCGGGTACCGGAAGTTCAAACCGGCGGCGGCGGAGCCTAATGCCGCATCCCCAAAGCAGCAACCTCAGCAGCAGCAGAGCAAGTTCTTCGCGCTGGACAGGAGAGCGCGGAGCTCGTCCACTAACCGGCCTTCCAAGACTGCGGCGGACGCAAACACCACCGCCACCGTCCAGGCGGCGGCGCAGGCGGCGGCGGAGGCGGACGAGAAGAGGTTCGCGAGAGAGGTCCTGCAGAAGTACCGCAACATGATCAAGCCGCTCTATGTCAGGGCTTCGAAGAAGCACCTAGAAAAGCACAAGCTCTCCGGCGCGTCCAGCGAAGCAGAGCCGCCGGAGGAAGAGGCGCCCGCGAAGTACGCTGGAGGAGGAAAGAGTCTCCCGGCAGGGATGCGAGCGGCGGGAAAACGGCTGGGGAAGAGCTGGCAGACGTCAGCTGCCGTAGCCGCGGTCCcatctccgccgccgccgccgccgccgcagcgTCGGGACGACTCGCTCCTGGAGCTGCAGGACGGCATACAGAACGCCATAGCGCACTGTAAGCGTTCCTTCACCGCCCCTGACAAAG GGTCGGCGGCGAAGTCGCCATTAGCGAGATCGAAGAGCGAGCCGATCCAGGCGACG CTCGCTCCGGTGAACTCTCAAGCCAAGTCGATCCCTAACCCGGCGGTCACCGACGAATCAATAACGCAATGA
- the LOC122018543 gene encoding probable membrane-associated kinase regulator 2 isoform X2 — translation MESFSLLKYWRGGGGATVAAAIRSSAANHGTDVAAAAVLRPSSATTDDGEGEDEGPFFDIEFGALGAADGSVSKSGIEVEEGEFDIELKGAGGGENLRAEGFSSSDEIFFKGKLVPLEPSSIAVADDKPQCESSISLLKLAPKFRVFSLGYRKFKPAAAEPNAASPKQQPQQQQSKFFALDRRARSSSTNRPSKTAADANTTATVQAAAQAAAEADEKRFAREVLQKYRNMIKPLYVRASKKHLEKHKLSGASSEAEPPEEEAPAKYAGGGKSLPAGMRAAGKRLGKSWQTSAAVAAVPSPPPPPPPQRRDDSLLELQDGIQNAIAHCKRSFTAPDKGSAAKSPLARSKSEPIQATVDSPA, via the exons ATGGAATCCTTCAGCCTCCTCAAGTACTGGCGCGGCGGCGGCGGAGCCACCGTGGCGGCCGCCATTCGCTCCTCCGCCGCCAACCACGGGACAGatgtcgccgccgccgccgtcctCCGCCCTTCCTCAGCCACGACGGACGACGGCGAGGGGGAGGACGAAGGCCCCTTCTTTGACATCGAGTTTGGCGCCCTCGGCGCAGCCGATGGCTCCGTGTCGAAGTCGGGGATTGAGGTGGAAGAGGGTGAGTTCGACATCGAGCTGAAGGGAGCCGGTGGAGGTGAAAACCTCCGCGCCGAGGGCTTCTCGTCTTCCGACGAAATCTTCTTCAAAGGAAAGCTGGTTCCTTTAGAGCCTTCTTCGATTGCGGTCGCCGACGACAAACCTCAATGCGAGTCGTCCATTTCGCTCCTTAAGTTGGCCCCCAAATTTCGAGTCTTCTCGCTCGGGTACCGGAAGTTCAAACCGGCGGCGGCGGAGCCTAATGCCGCATCCCCAAAGCAGCAACCTCAGCAGCAGCAGAGCAAGTTCTTCGCGCTGGACAGGAGAGCGCGGAGCTCGTCCACTAACCGGCCTTCCAAGACTGCGGCGGACGCAAACACCACCGCCACCGTCCAGGCGGCGGCGCAGGCGGCGGCGGAGGCGGACGAGAAGAGGTTCGCGAGAGAGGTCCTGCAGAAGTACCGCAACATGATCAAGCCGCTCTATGTCAGGGCTTCGAAGAAGCACCTAGAAAAGCACAAGCTCTCCGGCGCGTCCAGCGAAGCAGAGCCGCCGGAGGAAGAGGCGCCCGCGAAGTACGCTGGAGGAGGAAAGAGTCTCCCGGCAGGGATGCGAGCGGCGGGAAAACGGCTGGGGAAGAGCTGGCAGACGTCAGCTGCCGTAGCCGCGGTCCcatctccgccgccgccgccgccgccgcagcgTCGGGACGACTCGCTCCTGGAGCTGCAGGACGGCATACAGAACGCCATAGCGCACTGTAAGCGTTCCTTCACCGCCCCTGACAAAG GGTCGGCGGCGAAGTCGCCATTAGCGAGATCGAAGAGCGAGCCGATCCAGGCGACGGTAGATTCCCCAGCCTAA